The following nucleotide sequence is from Vitis vinifera cultivar Pinot Noir 40024 chromosome 14, ASM3070453v1.
AGGAACGTTGGAGAGAAAGAAGGCGGTCAACCAAGCAAGAACAGTGGCGAAACTGGCCCCGAGCCTAAGGAGCATAGGATTGACATTGTTGAAATCAATCCTACGGTGAAAAAGTGGAATCGGTTAGTCCAAGAAGCAAGAGAAAGGATTCAACCTCAAAGTCAATTGCCAATGATACCAAAGGTTCCTCAGATACTGAGGCAGACCCAGGATTTCGAGAAATTGTACGAACCGAGGGTAATTTCATTGGGTCCTTACCACCATGGCAAGCCCCACCTTCACCCAGTGGAAATGATCAAGCCTCTATGTGCCGAACAATTCCTGGCTCATAGTAACCAGGACATCAAAGATTTGTACACAAAAATTGAAAGTAAAATCGAGGCAGTAAGGGACTGCTATGATTCGAATAGTACAAAGGAGTATAATGATGAGGCACTCGCCTGGATGATGCTTCTGGATGGGTGTTTTTTACTACAATTCATCAGCAGCAGAGTCAATATGAGTAACGGTCTTAGAAATCACCAAATAAATTTTGTGAAGCAGGACTTGTTCTTGCTGGAGAACCAACTTCCCTTTGGAGTCCTCAAGTTGATTTCTGAGGAAGCAAAATTCGATGATGGCCTAACCCTGGAagagatgataaaaaaattcgTCACTGACATCGGAATGCCAGAAGGGTTGTCATCAGAAATACAGCTGAAAGAGGAGAACGAAGAGCCCTCTCATCTCCTCGACCTTTTGCGAAGTGCTCTCCTAGGCAGGTTTAAAATGATTAGGGGGAGTCAGCCCGAGCAAGAGCAGGAAGCTGAAAAAAAAGGAGAGTCGTCGTCGTCATCTGGAGGAGGAAATGGGGCGAGTCTGCCCGAACAAGAGCAGGAAGCtgagaaaaaaggaaagtcGTCGTCGTCATCTGGAGGAGGAAATGGGGGGAGTCAGCCCGAACAAGAGCAGGAAGCtgagaaaaaaggaaagtcGTCGTTGTCTGGAGGAGATGGCGAACAACGAGGCATTTGGAAGTCTTTTCGACACATCAAGGAGCTTAAAGCTGCCGGGATCTATCTCAAACCGAGAAGAGCGAGTTTCTTGACAGACATTTCTTTCGAATCCCACTTCTTCTATGGCTGCCTGAAACTTCCCCCAATAACCATTGATGGCTTCACGAAGACCAAGTTCTTGAACATGGTAGCCTATGAAATGTGTCCAGATGCCCCAGTTGACCAGGCGGTCACTTCTTATGTGTGCTTCCTTTACGAACTCATTGATCAAGCAGACGATGTCAAGGAGCTGAGATCTAAGCACATTCTCCACAACCTTCTTGGCAGCGATGAAGATGTGGCCAAAATTTTCAACGAGATCGGCAATGACCTGGTAGATCCCGGTGCTTATGGAGATGTGAAAGCTCGCATTCAGAAACACTACGACAAGAGAGTGAAAACTTGGATAGCTGAAGGCCTTCACGAACATTTCAGGTCTCCATGGACTTTCACGGCTTTAATTGCAGCTGTTTGGATACTAATTGTTACTGGCCTTCAGACCTACTACGCTCATCCCGGTAAACAAATGATGCATATATATATGGGGCTATTAGGGGTTccgatttttctttttcttgtttggtaTATTGTTTGGCATATTGTTTGGCTTCTTTGGGATTAGACAAATAAAGATGTATAAATTGTTAAGTTGTATACTGTGATGTGTTTTTATTCTTGTTTGGCGTGTTTCGGTTTGAGAAATGGAAGATTGtatgattagataaataaagaTGTATAGATTGTTAAGTTGTATCACTGGAtttcatgcatgcatgcaaTATTATTAGTCTTTTCCTCTCCATGAGTTTGCTATGATCTACAAGAACTCACAATTTCTAGCTAGcttctttatattctttttcatAGACCAGGAtcataatagaaaattttcagtCAACAGTATGTAATTCGTGGATGGGATGGGATTGAATTTGTGcacacaatttatttttattttttttcaaataataaaatagtggataaaatcataattttgatatatttatgaatTGAGGGAAGAATCTCAAATATGCCctctgatttttaaattttttttacaaaagacAGATATATCCTTTTAGGCaatttaatgtttgattttGGATCAAAAGAGATTTCAGAAAAAAATACTACATTTTTTAATGAAGTCTTCCAATCTTCATTGAAAGAATCTCCAAGTTTTCAACTTCTTTAAGGAATATTTGAATATTCTTCAactcttcaaaaaaaatttaatcttctTGGAATCTCTTTAAGAGCTCTTGGACCTTAAAAAAACAACCTGCAACACTTCCAACTTGTGAAGCAGAATTTGTTTTAATAACATTATGTGTATGTTATTGAAACATCACATGTATGTCAAACAATTTAGTTCAAAAATTTGTTGAAGGAGCTTAATTTGCCATAACAAGAACCAACATAAATTTACGTTGACAACAAATGagtgattaaattaaaaaaaaaaaatccaactttcGATGATTAAAGTAAGTACATCAATACAAGatatcattttattagagaGTATTATGAAGaggaaaaacaattaaaatttgtaaaatcttgagatcaaattacaaatatttctgCCAAATCTAtcaaatttgaagattttagaaggTAAAGGATGGTATCTTAAATTTGAAGATACAAATCAAGACGtaaaatttttctatattttactGGGAGGAGTTTTTATGTAATATTCTAATAAGAGAGTCGTGAAacacaataaatttttaattctttcaactttttctctccttttatataattatatctGTATTCCACTTTCAATCTCATCACTTGGACACAAATGGGGGCCAAACAGGAACTTGGCACACATGCGTACCAAAAAGTATTGAGATATTGCATAAAAGGCACGAAGACAGACTTTCAATGCTGCTACTCATAAATTCCCAGAGGCCCAACTTAATTAAAGGGTGGTAACTACGCATCCTAACATTTTCCACGAAAGGACAATAATTGGATTTGATTACAAATATATCCTAGAATCGATCTTGACATTTTCCTTGTGAACTAATCGTTTTTAATGCTATGTTAGGTTCCAAAAAGTActaaacaagaaagaaaaaatgttaaaaaaataacaattttcttatatttggttttatcatgaaaaaatatgaaataaagtaAGATTTGAAATGATTACTAAAGGTCATTGTTGTTGTTATTCATGGTTTTCCATCGATAAAAAGCTtgtaaaaacactaaaactcaAGAACCATACCATACATTCTAcatcttttttctgttttttttttttttctccgaAATAAGAGTTCTTGTTGCAGATTCAAGATATCATCATGGACTGTGTTGTAAGAAAATCATGTGTTGTGAGAAAAACGATTTCAATAAAGCCAAAGAAGGAAGAAGTGCAACATTTTGATGATAATGAAAACACACTACAAGAGCAACAATATTGTTTGGCCAAAGATAGAACAATGAGGTAAATTAAACCACCACAAAGGTATTCTTATGTAGATTTGGTTGCTTATGCATTTAGTGTGGCagaaaacattgaaaatgaGGAGCCTCAAACTTATCATGAAGCCATCTCTAATAGAGAGTTTACACAATGGATTATTACGTACTATGAATGAGGAGATTGAATCTCTTCAAAAGAACCTTACTTGGAAACTAGTTGAGAAGcctaaaaatcaaaagattgttggttgcaaatgggtcttcaaaagaaatgaaggaaTTTCAAGAGTAAGAATGCTAGGTTTAAAGCTCACTTAGTGGCAACAGGTTACACACAAAACAAAAGGGTGGACTTCAATGAAGTGTTTTCTCCAATTGTGAAGCATAGCACAATCAGATTATTGTTTGCTATGGTTGCTTTATTTAATTGAGAGTTAGAGCAACTTGATGTCAAGACCGGTTTTCTACATGGTAAGttggaaaaacatattttatgcaTCAACCTAAGGGAAtcattattttagaaaagaaagaCCATGTTTGTTTGATGAAGAAATCTCTTTATGTTTTGAAGCATTCTCTTAGACAATGGTATAAAAGGTATGATACTTTTATTATTGGTAATGGCTACCATAGGAGTGGGTATGATAATTATGTTTATCACGAGGAATTGTTTGATggttatttcattatttattgttatatgttgatgacatgtttAATTGCTTGCAAGAATTTGTTTGAGATCAACAAGTTGaaaactcaacttcaagtagagTTTGAAATGAAGACCTTGGAGCTACAAAGAAAATGTTAGGTATGGAGATTCATAGAGACCGAGAAGTAGGGAAATTGtacttatcaaataaataaataaataaaaactattaagaAAGTGTTGGAAAGCTTTGGAATGCAAGGATCAAAACCAATGAGCCCTCCATTAGCAACTCACTTCAAACTTTCAAGTGCTTTATCACCATAGATCGAAGAAGAAAAGGAGCACATGTCACATGTTCCTTATGCTAATGCAATTGGGAGCATTATATATGTCATGGTTTGCACTAGGCCAAACATTTCACATGCAGTTACTGTGGTGAGTAGATATATGGGTTGCCTTGGAAAGATCCATTGGCAAGCAGTGAATAGATACTTCAATACTTGAGAAGAACATCACATGTTGGCTTAGCATATGATAAAAGTAGTGACATCTTGGAGGAAATTATTGGTTATgttgattatgattatgataCAGACTTAAATAGAAGATCTCTAATAAGGTATGTATTCACTTTATGTGGTAATGTTATTAGTTGAAAAGTAACTTTACAATTTATAGTTGTTTTGTCAACCACTAAAGTAGAACACATGGTAGCCACATAAGGAGTGAAAGAAGCTAATTTGTCTTAAGGGTTTGTTGGCAATTTAAGCTTACAATAAGAGTTGACAGTTGTGTATTGTGATAGTCAAAGTGTTATACATTTGACTAAAAATCAAATGTTCCATGAGAGGAGTAAACATATTGATgtcaaaatacattttattagGGATATGATCATACAATGTGCTATTATAGTGAAAAAAATCCTTACAATGGACAATCCCACATATATGATGACTAAGTTTGTTTCTACAATTAAGTTCACACATTGCTTAGACTTAATTAGTGTTAATAGTATCTAAAGGACCCTTTGGGGTATGGGAGCAAAGTAATATGGAAGACTTTCGAGTTTGTTTGAATCTTAGGAATTTGAGCCAAGGTGGAGATTAATAGAAAATGTCTCAGATTCTATTTATGAGTTAATTGAAAAGTTATAGATAGTTTCctaatataaaatattcttGTAAGTGGGTTTCCTatcaaaataaaggaaatattcTTTTGGGAAAAGACATCTTTGACAATTATACACTTAGTTACTTATATAGAATTTTCCTATATAGTTAGAAAAATATACATAGAAAGAGATTTTAACCAAAATAGTGGAAGTTTCTTTTTGGGTGTGATTGAGACTTTCGGATTTGAGAGCTCTAGAATCATAATCTTCTTCAACAATAGTGGAAAATTTTCCTTGTCTTTACCTTGAATGTAGACCTAAGGTTGAACCACAAAAATCATTGTGTACATtgtgtgttttgtttttgttttcttatataTGTGCACACACCCATGAGACTTGCATGGCGGGGAGGTATATTTCACATTACAGACAAGAGGCAAAGCTTACTCAATTGTGTTTTTCCTTTAAGAATATAGAAGAGGTTTCCTTATGCTCAAGAAATGCATAGATTCAAttgaataaattgaaaaatgCTTACTCAATTGTGTTTCCCTTTTAGAATATGGAAGGGGTTTCCTTATGCTCAAGAAATGCATAGACTCAATTGAATAaattgaggaatgcttagtcaattgtgttttttctttccaaatatGGAAGAGGTTTCCTTATGCTCAAGAAATGCAAAAATTCAATTGAATAAATTGAGGAATGTTGCTTACTCAATTGTGTTTTCCCTTTCAGAATATTGGAGGAGTTTCCTTATGCTCAAGAAATGCATAGATTCAATTGAATAAATTGAGGAATGCCTACTCAATTATGTTATCCCTTTTAGAATATTGAATAAATTGAGGAATatggttgtttttttctttttcttttttcatttttttagtaatagATGAGCCAAGATGGAACTTATGTGGAACACATTGGTTCCAGTCATTTTCTTGGACAAAGAGATGTCCTGAATATGGGAAaaggacattttaaaattaaaaatgattttaattttaagattttcttttttatatgttgaaaaaaaatttaaggggCAGATATTCGAATTGTAACTTGTAATTTAATCTAAAGAACATTCCACgattaaaaattacattaatgAGATTCTCAATCCTtccaaatgaaattaatttaatcaaCTTCCTTTGTAAATTATACCTCAATTAAATCaaccttttaaaaattaaatctactaaataataatattcatatttaatcaATTTACTCTTTTGTATAAATTCCTAAATtaatataacataatttaatcttaattttacTTGGGGATTCAAATTTGTttcatgttttataattttataaggttgaattcccattataattaaaaattaaattgttttgttataatattaaattaaatatcttttgaAATTCCCATTATAATACAAATTTCACTAAGTTTTTCTCTAATAATAACCttgtaatattaaaattaattcttacaATACAtgtaatattcaaatttcaaaaatccaatctcaaataatttagtaattaaatttaaatttaatttttgaaattcctGATTTCCAAATGTGACTTGGAAGGAATTTAAACTATTGACTTTGGAGTAACTTTTCACAAATTTCtcctaattaaataaaatattgacacGTGAATGTTAGTGAACATCACGTGATTCATTTATTTAGACGATTCATTTTGTTTGATGTTGAGGACAGCCATCGGCAGTAGACTAACATCTTCTGGACCAATTAACGTACCAACAGTGATTTGGCCAAGGTGGTGATCCAATTCCATGGAAAAGCAGCAAGAAAGGAGGAACGTTGGAGAGGAAGAAGGCGGTCTACCAAGCAGGACCAGTGGCCAAACTGGTCCCGAGCCTAAGGAGCACAGGATTGACATTACTGAAATCAGTCCTCGGGTGAAAAATTGGATTGGGGGTCTCAGAAAAACAGAAGAAAGGACTGAATCTCAAACTCAATGGCCAAGGACACCAAAGGTTCCTCAGATGCTGAGGGGGACCCAGGATTTCAAGAAAATGTACGAACCGAGGGTAATTTCAATCGGTCCTTACCACCATGGCAAGCCCGACCTTGGCCGAGTGGAAATGATCAAGCCTCCATGTGCCCAAGAATTCCTGGCTGATAGTAACCAGGACATCGAAGCTTTGTACACAAAAATTCGAAGTAATATCGAGACAGTGAGGAAGTGCTATGATTGGAGTAGCACAAGCGAGTATGATGATGAGGCACTCGCCTGGATGATGCTTCTGGATGGGTGTTTTTTACTACAATTCATCCGCCGGAAAGGTAAGATAAACTTTCTTAGAAATCACCAAATAATTTTTGTGCTGCAGGACTTGTTCTTGCTGGAGAACCAACTTCCCTATGGAGTCCTCAAGTTGATTTTTGAGGAAGCAAAATTCAATGATGATTCACTCatgaaaaagaagataaaagaaTTCGTCACTAAAACCGGAAGGCCAGAAGCGTCGGACGAAGAGTTGGACGAAGAGCCCCCTCATCTCCTCCACCTCTTGCGAAGTTCTCTCCTAGGCAGGGATAAAAGGATTAGGGGGAGTCAGCCCGAACAAGAACAGCAACCtgagaaaaaaggaaagtcGTCGTCGTCTCAAGGAGGAGATGGGGGGTTTCGTTGCCCATGGAAAAAATGCAAACAACGAGCCATTTGGCTGTACTCTTTTCGAAGCATCAAGGATCTTAAAGCCTCCGGGATCCATCTCAAACCGAGTAGAACGAGTGTGTTGACAGACGTTTCTTTCAAATCCTCCTTCTTCCATGGCTACCTGAAACTTCCCCGAATAATCATTGATGACTTCACGAAGAAAAAGTTCTTGAACATGGTAGCCTATGAAATGTGTCCAGATGCCCCAGATGACTATGGGATCACTTCTTATATATGCCTCCTTGACGACCTCATTGATCATGCAGACGATGTCAAGGAGCTGAGATCTAAGAACATTCTCTACAACCTTCTTGGCAACGATGAAGATGTGGCCCAACTTTTCAACGAGATCGGCAATGACTTGGTAGATCCCGAAGCTTATGAAGATGTGAAAGATCGTATTCAGGAACACTACAACAAGAGAATGAATACTTGGATAGCTCAAGCCCTTCACGACCATTTCAGTACTCCATGGACTATCATCGCTTTCATTGCTGCTGTTTTGATACTATTTCTTACCGGGGTTCAGACCTACTACGCTCTTCCCggtaattaatatatatatatatatatatatatatatatatatatagggttaATTATGACTGTGAtgtgttcttttcttctttggtaTGTATTGTTAGACAAATAAAGATGAATAAATTGTTAAGTTGTATCACTGGATTTCATGGATGCAATTGTGGATAAAATCatcattttgatatatttataaattgagGGAAGAATCTCAAATATGccctctgattttttttatttatttttttttgtaaaagacaaaaatatccTTCTAGgcaatttaatacttattttaaataaaaaaatttcataaataaatactaCATTTTTTTATGAAGCCCTCCAATCTTCATCAAAAGAATGTTCAAGTTTTCAACTTCTTTAAGAAATATTCTTCTAATACTCTTCAACTCTTTCAAGAAATTTTTAATCTTCCTGAAATCTCTTTAAGAGCTCTAGGGCTTTTCTTTAGTCTTTTGCCAAAATACATCACTGAACAAAGGGGAACAAAGGTATTTTTCATTCATCACTTAACTCGgtttgaaaaaacaaacatacACACAGGAGTTAGAAATGAAAGTGGGGAAAAGTACTCTGACAGTTTTGCATACTGCTTGATACAACTCGTTGAAGTTGTTTATATCCTTAGCTCTAAAATACATCTTGTAGCACTTAGTGATCAAGGCCTGTTTTTCCTCCTCCTTACTTCCTGTTTAGACATGGAGAGGTGACATAAACTTAGAGATATTCAATGATTCAACAAAGCTTTAATCAAATACTAAACTGCTTGCTTTGATGGAAGGGCAAAGATGATGATACAAGGAGTTAGTTTCATGAGGGATGCGCCTATCTTACTCGAAGCTTGTATCTATGTGCTTAGGATTAGTAAAAGCTACACCATAAACATAAGAGTTTCTGAATTTTTATGGGGAAATCATGCTttcatacacacacacacacaaaaaaaaaaaaaaaaggaggttTTTAAGAACTCCAACTTTCACCAATCAAGTGTATGATGaga
It contains:
- the LOC104881354 gene encoding UPF0481 protein At3g47200, with protein sequence MEKQQERRNVGEEEGGLPSRTSGQTGPEPKEHRIDITEISPRVKNWIGGLRKTEERTESQTQWPRTPKVPQMLRGTQDFKKMYEPRVISIGPYHHGKPDLGRVEMIKPPCAQEFLADSNQDIEALYTKIRSNIETVRKCYDWSSTSEYDDEALAWMMLLDGCFLLQFIRRKGKINFLRNHQIIFVLQDLFLLENQLPYGVLKLIFEEAKFNDDSLMKKKIKEFVTKTGRPEASDEELDEEPPHLLHLLRSSLLGRDKRIRGSQPEQEQQPEKKGKSSSSQGGDGGFRCPWKKCKQRAIWLYSFRSIKDLKASGIHLKPSRTSVLTDVSFKSSFFHGYLKLPRIIIDDFTKKKFLNMVAYEMCPDAPDDYGITSYICLLDDLIDHADDVKELRSKNILYNLLGNDEDVAQLFNEIGNDLVDPEAYEDVKDRIQEHYNKRMNTWIAQALHDHFSTPWTIIAFIAAVLILFLTGVQTYYALPGN
- the LOC104881380 gene encoding UPF0481 protein At3g47200-like — protein: MAEQQERRNVGEKEGGQPSKNSGETGPEPKEHRIDIVEINPTVKKWNRLVQEARERIQPQSQLPMIPKVPQILRQTQDFEKLYEPRVISLGPYHHGKPHLHPVEMIKPLCAEQFLAHSNQDIKDLYTKIESKIEAVRDCYDSNSTKEYNDEALAWMMLLDGCFLLQFISSRVNMSNGLRNHQINFVKQDLFLLENQLPFGVLKLISEEAKFDDGLTLEEMIKKFVTDIGMPEGLSSEIQLKEENEEPSHLLDLLRSALLGRFKMIRGSQPEQEQEAEKKGESSSSSGGGNGASLPEQEQEAEKKGKSSSSSGGGNGGSQPEQEQEAEKKGKSSLSGGDGEQRGIWKSFRHIKELKAAGIYLKPRRASFLTDISFESHFFYGCLKLPPITIDGFTKTKFLNMVAYEMCPDAPVDQAVTSYVCFLYELIDQADDVKELRSKHILHNLLGSDEDVAKIFNEIGNDLVDPGAYGDVKARIQKHYDKRVKTWIAEGLHEHFRSPWTFTALIAAVWILIVTGLQTYYAHPGKQMMHIYMGLLGVPIFLFLVWYIVWHIVWLLWD